DNA sequence from the Oncorhynchus clarkii lewisi isolate Uvic-CL-2024 chromosome 24, UVic_Ocla_1.0, whole genome shotgun sequence genome:
GAATATGTCAAacaattgttaaaagtagtccttgtgcatgtTGAATTGTTTAGTTGTATGTGTAACGTAGACACAGGGAGTCTGGAAACAAGTGCAGCGTGAGTTTAATGAAAACTAACAAGAGCAGCGTCTAAAAGGAAAACAAAACTACCTGATAACTGAAAGAACAAAGTGCTAGATAAATGGTAAGTAATCagggaaggtagcctagtggttagagcgttgggccagtaaccgaaaggttgctagatcgaattcctgagctgacaaggtaaaaatctgtctttttgcccctgaacaaggcagttaacccactgttcctaggccgtgattgtaaatgagaatttatTATTAACttacttgtctagttaaattaaAACAAAAGTTAATATGATAAGGTGCAGGTGTGCGTAATTaagggttgccaggaccggtggttagtagaccggtgatCTCGAGTGCCACAGAGAAGTAGACGTGACACTACCACCCACCCCCAACAAGCGGCTCCAGCTGTTGGACAACACCAACCAGGGGGACAGCCCAGAGAGCCAGACGCGATCACCAGGATGGAACACGGGAGCCTCACTGCAGTGGCGATCCGCCTGCTGCTCCTGACGGCATTGTTCCATGCCTCTTCTGTGTGCCTGAACCACTTGTCTGGCTCAGAGTCCACAGAGCCAGGGCTGGCTGATAACCCAAAACACACTGGAAAGGAGTCAGCCCGGTGGAGAAGTGTTGCAATGAATTCTGGGCGTATTcttcaaaatctatggcaagacttgaaaatggctgtctagcaatgatcaacaacaaacttGACAGAATTTCCAAAATATTAtccaatccaggtgtgcaaagctcttagagacttatccagaaagactcacagctgtcatggctggcaaaggtgattctaaaatgtaatgaatacttatgtaaattggatatttctgtagttcattttcaataaatttctTAATTTTGAATCTTCAGAacattattgatgtcacttgttaaatccacttcaatcagtgtagataaaggggagaatacaggttaaataaggatttataagccttgagacaattgagaaataaattgtgtatgtgtaccattcagggtgaatgggcaagacacaaaATGTTAGTGCAATTGAactgggtgcaactcaatattaggaaagtggtcctaatgttttgtacatgggaaactgttgtgtgaaaaaaaACACAGCTTTGCAGTTCATGACACACAcaagtgtgcctggcacctactaccatacccagttcaaaagCATTTAAATGTTGTGcattgcccatttaccctctgaagtGTGCTACAATCACTCTATCCTTGGAATATTTGTAAATCCCTTTCCCGGAAGAGTGCGATTGATACAAAGAAATTAGGGGCCATTTAACCTTGCAACAGTTTTGCCAGATTATACCTTTAATTTAGTTGACTTGTGATATCAGGAAGTCGCCCTGTTGTGTAACATGTAACGAACCTCTCATATCAATGATTTTATGTGGATTACACTTTCTAAAAACTGTCCTTCGAATTATCTGTAGGTTAAGTCCATTTTTGACAGGGTTTAAGACAGGTGGTATAACAAGGAATTGTACACCCATTGCATTATGCATATTTAGCGTAATATTAACATCACTATTCCCCCCTAGCAAAATGTCAAACAGGGTCACTAATGAAAATAACCATTGTCAATAAATGTGGCACACATGTCTGTGTGAACGTAATCCTTCCCTCAGCTGACTTTACACAAGTATAAGGGcacagacccagatgcagacatgggAGACAGACGGTTTGAGTCTGATATTTCTTCAAATCCAAGGTGCAGGCAAGAGAacggtcatggacaggcaaagaatcataacaaggtcagagtccaggaggtacagggtggcaggcaggctcgaggtcagggctagcagtatggtcaggcaggcaggttcagattctaaaacatttctgaagcattgaaggtccccaacatcacagtggcctccattattcctaaatggaagaagtttgtaaccaccaagactcttcctagagctgaccacccggccaaactgagaagggctttggtcatggaggtgaccaagaacccgatggtcactccgcagagctccagagttcctctgtggagatgggagaaccttccagaagtacaaccatctctgcagcactccaccaatcaggcctttattgtagagcgGCCAGACGAAagctactcagtaaaaggcacatgatagcccgcttggaggttgccaaaaggcacctaaaggactctcaacaGATATGACAATTCCTGTTTATCAGTGAGAGGATGAGACACAAGATCAATGTTAAAGTCTGTGCTTCAACAATGGGGTGAAattaaggcctagattcaatcagatcaagcgttaaccgGCGATAGCCGACACCCACATacagaagtcggaagtttacatacacttaggttggagtcattaagaagtattttaaagtatttttacttaagtcgtttttggggtatctatgctttactttttatatttttgacaacttctgcatttactccactacattcctaaagcaaataatgtacttttaacccatatattttccctgacatccaaaagtactcattacattttgaatgcttaacaggacaggaaaatggtccaatgcacgcacttatcaagagaacatccctgttcatcccaATTGCCTCTGatttggcagactcactaaacacaaatgcttcatgtgtaaattatgtcttagtgttgtagtgtgccgttgactatccgtaaatttaaaaaacaaaaatggtATGCCTAATATAaagaattttaaatgatttatacttttacttttgatacttaagtatatttaaaatcaaatacgtttagtattttactcaagtagtattttactgggtgactttcactttaacttgagtcattttctgttaaggtatctttacctttactcaagtatgacaattgggtactttttccaccactggacaggtgtgtgcctttccaaatcatttccaagtcatgtccaatcaatagactccaatcaagttgtagaaacatctcaatgatgatcaatggaaacaggatgcaccttttttatacatttgcaaaaatttctaaaaaacattgtttttttccattatggggtattgtgtgtagattgatgagggggtattgtgtgtagattgatgagggggtattgtgtgtagattgatgagggggaaaacatttaatcaattttagaatgaggctgtaacctaacaaaatgtggaaaaagtcaaggggtctgaatactttccaaatgcaccgtaTATAAAGTTGGCTATATACAGCTATTTTGAGTTTGTTGGTCAAGGTAACAAGATGGCTCCATGAAGCCAAACACCTGAATCTCAGTCATTGACAACAAATAAGAGGGGCAAAGTTATTCCACACAACATCCATGAAAAATAATTCTGACGAAGGCCATTGACTGCTAGAACATCTTTATTTTAATATTTAGATAAAATAAAGCACCAAGAATTTAATTGTGAGCGAGATTTGCACCTTTTCCTGCTTTATGTCCATGAAAAATTACAAATGAAAATGGTCAATATAGCTTTATAGATCAACAAGAAAGATATGTTGATACACACAAGGTCATCACCACAATAGATTTAGATTAGGGCAGCAACTTTCCGGTTGAACATCTGTGCAACTCTATTCCGAATCTGAGTGAGTTTCATCCCATATATGATAGGGTTCACCAGAGGAGGCACAACTAGGAACTCCACCGCCATGATATTCCTCAGGGCCAGCAGGCTGGTGTTGCTGCCGTAGCGAGCAAACATCACATCGAAGGTGAGGGATATGGTGAAGTTAGTGAGGGTGATCAGATGAGGCAGACAGGTCTGCATGAACTTCTTCCTCTCCGCCCGGGAACGCAAAGACGCTTTGATGATGTTCATGTAGGATATCAGGATGAGTATTGTTTGAGAAACATGAGAAAACGTGAGAATGAAACCGTAGAGGTTGTTCAGAGTGGTGTCAACGCATGAGAGCTTCACGACGGCCCAGTTTGAGCAGTAGAGTTTATCGATGTCGACGCCACAGAGGGGTAACCTAGCTGTTAGTCCCATCCCAATGCTACTTTCTAGCCATGAGAAAAGCCACGTAAGAAGAAGCAGTGTCCACACTTTTCGAGTAGTCATGATAGAGTGGTATTGTAACGGTTTACAGATGGCAACATACCTGTCATATGCCATCACTGTCAAGCTGGTGAATTCACAGAAAGCAAAGGAGTAGATTACCAATATCTGGGTCATGCACCCAGGGTATGTTATCACATGAGAGTCAAATAAAAGGTCATAAAGTATCTTTGGGTAGAAAGCTGAAGCGCCATAGATACCATTAATACACAGattacagaggaataaatacataggTTCATGCAACATTTTCTCCAGAAAAATGGTAACGATCAGTATCAGATTCACAAAAATGGTGAAGATGTATAGGATGAGAGTAAATGAGAAGTAGATGTGTTTGTTTATCTGTGTCACGTTCAGTCCATGCAGCACAAACACTATCTGCTGGGAGGAGTTGAACTCCATTGTCATTGACAGCAGGCACACATGGCTAGTGTACACAGGGCCTGAGAATGATCAGTTTGTCCAAGTTTTGTTGGTTGGTCTATTTAAAAAACAATTTGATTACATTTTAACAGTAACTCCCACCCATACAGCAGTCTGACAGCCTTTCAACGATGATAGCTCTCCTTCAAACAATGTTGTTGGCATTCAGATGTCAAACAAGTCAACCCAAAACCACCCAGTTTCAGCAGCCACCTACATTACAATGCAGTGAGCACACAGACCAGTATTCAACCTGTATCACATTCTGGTGAGCATGaggcattatatatatattttcacttCACTTAATTTAACTAAAAGTTAGAGTCATCCTAAACAATATTTAACTGAATTAGTTAGATGATTAATCGAAACAAAGTAAGTATTTTCAAAGTCTTCAAAGTAGGTTCTCCTTGAAGATGATCATTGGTATGGTCTGTGTATTTGAatggtctctgtatctctcttctaAAGGCCAGAGCAGATCACCTCCACCTGAGCAGACCAGATCATACCTACAGTAGGTATGACACTTCTCCACTCTCCGCACCACTCCTTTATGGAGCAGTATCTGAGTATCTCAACTGCCATAGCAACGTGTGAGATGTATGGAGTGATAGACAGGTGAACCCCTCAGCACACACTGCTCACTCTGGAGGTTACCTTCCTAATGAGACCATGTCTATAGGACTGACTATGAGATGAGGT
Encoded proteins:
- the LOC139382755 gene encoding olfactory receptor 8I2-like, which encodes MTMEFNSSQQIVFVLHGLNVTQINKHIYFSFTLILYIFTIFVNLILIVTIFLEKMLHEPMYLFLCNLCINGIYGASAFYPKILYDLLFDSHVITYPGCMTQILVIYSFAFCEFTSLTVMAYDRYVAICKPLQYHSIMTTRKVWTLLLLTWLFSWLESSIGMGLTARLPLCGVDIDKLYCSNWAVVKLSCVDTTLNNLYGFILTFSHVSQTILILISYMNIIKASLRSRAERKKFMQTCLPHLITLTNFTISLTFDVMFARYGSNTSLLALRNIMAVEFLVVPPLVNPIIYGMKLTQIRNRVAQMFNRKVAALI